The nucleotide sequence TCCTGTAATTGACGATGACTGGAAATTGGTAACTCTTTTTTTCCATCTCCATTTTTCAATGCAATTTACTTACAATCCAGTTTGCTTTTTGCATCTTATGATATAGGTTAGCAATTcggtggttttttttttttttttttttttttttttttttttctgtagtTCAGTTGGGGATTTCTTCTAGAATGGGGCTGTATTATATAGAAACTTGACTGAATCATATCGTTTTTATGTATTCATGAAACTATCCATTCATATGATGAGCATAGCATTTTGCTTAAATACTAGTAACGTCTCTTATGAAGTATTCAAACTTTCAAAGGTTCATTCTTTCTGCAGGTTGGGCTGGTCTCGGATTATGACTTACTAGCACTTGATTCTGTATCAGGTAAGCCACAACTTGAAATATCAAATTTTTATAGTAGATTACGTGGTACATATTATCTTTGATTTCAGTCCTGAGATTGTTAGTATTTATGATTTTATTCCATATGTACATTTGTATTTTGAATTATTGAATCTCAACTCTTATCTTTTCAATTTTTTCCTACTTAAACTTCTTACATGGCTGGATTGTTCCTACTCACAAAATAACTACTACGCCTCTTATTAATATAGCATATATATGGTTGCATGATGACTTTTTGCAAAAAAAAGGGGAAGTAAATGGGATTTAACCCTCCATAGTGAATAGCATCAACTTACTAATAAGTCTCGTTTATCAGTTATGCTTCTCCTACTTATTTCTTTATATAATTAGTTAGCAATCCTGGGATTGAAACATTACCATATTTTGATTAGGCGCTATGCGATCTGATGCAAGCATGTTCCCGGAAGTTGACAGCACCTGGAAGGTAAGTATCTACCATCTATTCTAAAAATGTTTTTGTTGGGTTATTACCCTTCTGCGATGCAAAAAAATTGCTAGGTAAACCATTCATAGTTATCAAAAGCTTCACCTAGGCTCTCACGTTAGGCTGTTGCGCCTGAATTGTCTTCGAAAAGCGCATGGGAGGCGCAATGTGAGGGGTGGCGGTTGCCTGCTGTTTAAAATCGGCAGCTcctctttcattttcttgtttggaattttttttctttttttattggGTAGtagttattttgtttatttttatataattggaTGATCTTAAAAGGTTTTTAAAATTCTGATATTGGGAGTTCTATTATATTTATATGTCTTATATGTGTATATCTTTTTctatagttttcatttttttttgtcttGGACGTGTGCTTTTATTGTGCCAAGCCAACACGCGACACCCATTTATATTTGTTACTCTCGCATCAAGTATAGTTATTGATCTATCTAATGCATACAATTTTCTACCTAAATTGATACGATTATTGCAGACATTCAATGAGGTACAAAAACTGCTGAGTAAAACCGACGGGAAAGTAGTTGGTGATTTAATGACACCCGCACCGTTAGTAGTTCGTCCAAATACCAATCTCGAGGATGCTGCCAGGTCTAACCTACCTTTATTTCTCGATTGTTTATATTCTGTAACACTGTAAAAAAAAAACTCACTGAAGAATCCTAAAATGTCAGATTGTTACTTGAAACGAAATATCGGCGTCTTCCGGTTGTAGATGGTGAAGGAAAGCTGGTACGATCCTTATacttttggtttataaataattTATAAGGAGTTAATTAATAATAAGTGGTGGTTGTGCATATGAAGGTGGGAATTATTACAAGAGGAAATGTAGTAAGAGCTGCCCTACAAATAAAAAAGGCTAACGAGACCAAAACATGACACTTGGAGGAAATGGTATACATTCTAGTTGAgcataataattattattattattatgtgtttcCTATCATAATTATAAAGATTAATTGTCATTGGCTCGCATATTTTCTAACGTAAAAACGTTTCTTTTGCTATATTTATTATTTGTGTTTGTATAATTTTGTAAATGGTGTCTTTATATCATGCGATGCCTAATAACAAAAAAAAGAGAACATCAGCGTGCACTAAAGTCTAAAGGTGCTATTTTGGGGAAGACATAAGTGGCTTTTCTTTTGAGTATCAAATTCTGTATACATAAATGGTAACCCACCTGCCCTAGACTAACTCTTGGATTTTGTGTTCCAAACATGTAAGGTTTCATTTATACAACAGCTATACTTGTTTTAAAGAGTAAACTATAAAAAATAATCATATGATTTGTTTGAAGTTATGGATAAACTTTGTTTGACCGTCTAATTTTTAGGTTTGTCGAAATCTTAAtcattgttttaacagacttaaTACCCTTCCACCAGTGGTGTTTTAATGATATATGGTTTAGAGATGTCCAATGTGCTTGGTGAACTAGACTCTGTTTGTTAATCATGCTATATAGCGTTTTATAAGCTGGCTATAAGTCAAAATACTTTCTTAATGCAAATTTTTGCTAAATTTTCTACTCCCATATGGGTTATAATGTTATATGGGTACTTTTAAGCCTGATATGCAGCGGACTAGATAGTTTTAAGTCTGAACAGGTTTTAAACTTCAAACTGTCAAACCTGATCTTTTCCCTC is from Helianthus annuus cultivar XRQ/B chromosome 9, HanXRQr2.0-SUNRISE, whole genome shotgun sequence and encodes:
- the LOC110878746 gene encoding CBS domain-containing protein CBSX1, chloroplastic; its protein translation is MASLLRPITLSQSTVSHHHQLPSLISSHPSRISTLPSSNCIFTLSSRPTLIVAAAAAATFTGSSVPPRNGVLIVGDFMTTKDELHVVKPTTTVDEALEALVKYRITGFPVIDDDWKLVGLVSDYDLLALDSVSGAMRSDASMFPEVDSTWKTFNEVQKLLSKTDGKVVGDLMTPAPLVVRPNTNLEDAARLLLETKYRRLPVVDGEGKLVGIITRGNVVRAALQIKKANETKT